One window of the Spirochaetia bacterium 38H-sp genome contains the following:
- the hcp gene encoding hydroxylamine reductase: MSMFCFQCQEAAKGTGCTVRGVCGKTDEVANLQDVYIHVVKTLAFYHAAAMDAGLDKAALLEDEIISALFTTITNVNFDADDLGRKVVAAIKLREDVRDELAKAGKLPDEPAFVRWNEGTVETWKSLGSQYGVMRTENEDVRSLRELLLIGLKGMAAYAHHAAVLGYRDDAVIRFMDKALLALDDDSLGADELVGLVMECGSVGVTTMALLDKANTETYGNPEITEVSIEAGDRPGILISGHDLKDLEELLEQSVDAGIDIYTHGEMLPAHYYPAFKKYSHFKGNYGNAWWKQVEEFEAFAGPILMTTNCLVPPPSSASYMDKLYTTGTVRYPGAKHIEDRKPGGQKDFSLIIEQAKTCQPPKKLEQGSIVGGFAHAQVKALAGKVVDAVKQGKIKKFVVMAGCDGRFKTRNYYTEFASALPADNVILTAGCAKYRYNKLNLGDIDGIPRVLDAGQCNDSYSLAVTALALKNAFGVESVNELPIVYNIAWYEQKAVIVLLALLSLGVKNIHLGPTLPAFLSPGVAKVLVENFGIGGISTVEEDIKTMIG, translated from the coding sequence ATGAGTATGTTTTGTTTTCAGTGTCAGGAAGCTGCAAAAGGTACGGGTTGTACCGTAAGGGGTGTCTGCGGTAAGACAGATGAGGTTGCTAATCTGCAGGATGTTTATATCCATGTTGTAAAGACGCTTGCTTTTTATCATGCTGCTGCTATGGATGCAGGGCTTGATAAGGCTGCTCTTCTTGAGGATGAGATTATTTCTGCTCTTTTTACAACTATCACCAATGTCAACTTTGATGCTGATGACCTTGGAAGAAAGGTTGTTGCAGCAATAAAGCTTAGAGAAGATGTTAGGGATGAGCTTGCAAAGGCTGGTAAGCTGCCGGATGAGCCTGCTTTTGTTCGCTGGAACGAGGGGACTGTGGAGACTTGGAAGTCTCTTGGCAGTCAGTACGGTGTTATGAGAACTGAGAATGAGGATGTGCGTTCTTTGAGAGAGCTTCTTCTCATAGGGCTCAAGGGTATGGCAGCTTATGCCCACCATGCGGCTGTTCTTGGTTATAGGGATGATGCTGTTATCCGCTTTATGGATAAGGCTCTTCTTGCTCTTGATGATGACAGTCTTGGTGCGGATGAGCTTGTTGGTCTTGTTATGGAATGCGGCTCCGTAGGTGTTACGACTATGGCTTTGCTTGATAAAGCCAATACAGAAACTTATGGAAATCCGGAGATAACAGAGGTTTCCATAGAAGCAGGAGATAGGCCTGGTATTCTCATAAGTGGACATGATCTCAAGGATCTTGAAGAGCTTCTGGAGCAGAGTGTGGATGCGGGTATAGATATCTATACTCACGGCGAGATGTTGCCTGCACATTATTATCCTGCTTTTAAGAAGTATTCTCACTTTAAAGGTAATTACGGAAATGCATGGTGGAAGCAGGTTGAGGAGTTTGAGGCCTTTGCTGGTCCTATTCTTATGACTACTAATTGTCTTGTGCCTCCTCCGTCATCTGCATCTTATATGGATAAGCTTTATACTACAGGTACCGTAAGATATCCTGGTGCAAAGCACATAGAGGACAGAAAGCCCGGCGGGCAGAAGGATTTTTCTTTGATAATAGAGCAGGCAAAGACTTGTCAGCCACCCAAGAAGCTTGAGCAGGGCAGCATAGTAGGTGGTTTTGCACATGCACAGGTCAAGGCTCTTGCAGGAAAGGTTGTAGATGCGGTAAAGCAGGGCAAGATAAAGAAGTTTGTTGTTATGGCAGGTTGTGACGGTCGTTTTAAGACAAGAAACTATTATACAGAATTTGCCTCTGCTCTTCCTGCGGATAATGTTATTCTTACTGCAGGCTGTGCAAAGTACAGGTATAATAAGCTCAATCTGGGTGATATAGACGGTATTCCCCGTGTGTTGGATGCAGGGCAGTGTAATGACAGTTATTCTCTTGCAGTTACTGCACTTGCACTTAAGAATGCTTTTGGTGTTGAGAGTGTAAACGAGCTGCCCATAGTGTACAACATAGCTTGGTATGAGCAGAAGGCAGTAATAGTTCTGCTTGCTTTGCTTTCCCTTGGTGTCAAGAACATCCACCTAGGTCCTACGCTTCCTGCTTTTCTTTCTCCCGGTGTTGCAAAGGTGCTTGTGGAAAACTTTGGCATTGGTGGGATAAGCACGGTTGAAGAAGATATCAAGACTATGATTGGTTAG
- a CDS encoding 4Fe-4S binding protein: MKRTIIKIDEDLCNGCGECIPNCPEGALQIIDGKARLVSDLFCDGLGACIGHCPLGALTFEEREAEPYDERAVMANMVRQGMSVIKAHLEHLAEHGEKELLKEAIAYLIENDIEVPDFERPSHAHAGCPSAQARSIEKAQVPAAVGDVPSMLEQWPVQLSLVHPQAPYFVGADLLIAADCTAFALGAFHSKLLTGRKLVIACPKLDSNQDEYVEKLAQIFSLANIASITVAIMEVPCCRGLVFLVQEALRRSASDIAIRQVVIGINGDVISDVEI, translated from the coding sequence TGAGGATTTGTGTAATGGCTGCGGAGAGTGTATCCCCAATTGTCCTGAGGGTGCTCTGCAGATTATTGATGGTAAGGCCAGGCTGGTCAGTGATTTGTTTTGTGATGGGCTAGGTGCATGTATAGGGCACTGTCCTCTTGGTGCTCTTACTTTTGAGGAGCGTGAGGCTGAGCCGTATGATGAGAGGGCTGTTATGGCCAACATGGTAAGGCAGGGTATGTCTGTTATCAAGGCGCATCTTGAGCATCTTGCCGAGCACGGAGAAAAGGAGCTTCTCAAGGAGGCTATTGCTTATCTTATAGAGAACGATATTGAGGTGCCTGATTTTGAGAGGCCGTCTCATGCTCATGCAGGTTGTCCTTCTGCTCAGGCAAGGAGTATTGAGAAAGCGCAGGTTCCTGCTGCTGTGGGCGATGTGCCTAGCATGCTTGAGCAGTGGCCTGTGCAGCTTAGTCTAGTGCATCCGCAGGCGCCGTATTTTGTGGGTGCAGATTTGCTTATTGCTGCAGACTGTACTGCTTTTGCTCTTGGTGCTTTCCATTCTAAGTTGCTTACGGGTAGAAAGCTTGTTATTGCTTGTCCAAAGTTGGATTCTAATCAGGATGAGTATGTTGAGAAGCTTGCTCAGATCTTTTCTCTGGCAAATATTGCAAGTATTACTGTTGCTATTATGGAGGTTCCTTGCTGTAGAGGGCTTGTTTTTCTTGTGCAGGAGGCGCTTAGGCGTTCTGCTTCTGATATTGCCATAAGGCAGGTTGTAATAGGCATTAACGGAGATGTCATCTCCGATGTAGAAATATAA